One window from the genome of Carnobacteriaceae bacterium zg-84 encodes:
- a CDS encoding response regulator transcription factor: protein MNVLVAEDQGMLLDAMCQLLTMQEEIRHVHQVSNGKLAIDCLEKEQIDVAILDIEMPYMTGLDVLEWIRERQLNTKVIIVTTFKRPGYFQRAVRAGVDAFVLKERSISDLMITIQSVLKGQKEYSPELMEVMFMQENPLTEQEQVLLKQVSLGLSNKEISQKMFLSNGTVRNYMSTILLKLEATNRIEAVNIAEKNGWV, encoded by the coding sequence ATGAATGTATTAGTTGCAGAAGATCAAGGGATGTTATTAGATGCGATGTGTCAATTACTTACAATGCAAGAGGAAATTCGTCATGTTCACCAAGTATCTAATGGGAAATTAGCCATAGATTGTTTAGAAAAAGAGCAGATTGATGTAGCAATACTAGATATTGAAATGCCCTACATGACAGGACTAGATGTTTTAGAATGGATACGTGAACGACAGTTAAACACGAAAGTGATTATTGTGACAACATTTAAACGTCCGGGATATTTTCAAAGAGCAGTTAGAGCAGGTGTAGATGCTTTCGTATTAAAAGAACGGAGCATTTCAGACTTGATGATAACCATTCAAAGTGTTTTGAAAGGTCAAAAAGAGTATTCCCCAGAACTTATGGAAGTGATGTTTATGCAAGAAAATCCATTGACAGAACAAGAACAAGTATTATTAAAACAAGTATCTTTAGGATTGTCTAATAAAGAAATTTCCCAAAAAATGTTTTTATCTAATGGAACAGTTCGGAACTATATGTCAACGATTTTACTAAAATTAGAAGCAACAAATCGTATTGAAGCAGTAAA